The Hydra vulgaris chromosome 05, alternate assembly HydraT2T_AEP genome includes the window caaaaataggtaaatgttttttaaacctcATTGACCTCCACTTTCCAGTTAATCACAgactttgtaaaatatttactagAAACACAATCAAAATAAGTTATTCCTGAATGCCAAACATAAAATCCATTAACAACTctcacaataaaaacattttacataagGAGGCAAAAATTGATGAAAGGAAATGCAACTGCATTGACAAATCCAAATGTCCAATGAACAACCACTGCCTTTCCAACAACATTGTTTATCAGGCCACCATTTATTCAAACATCCGGAATACaaagaaaaagtgtattttggactcagcaaaacattttttaaagtttggtatgtaaagcatttaaattcctttaatgcaattagatataaaaataatacagaGTTATCTAAAGAAgtatagaaattaaaagaaataaactgTACACTTTTTGTCAGATTGTTATACAATGCAAATCATACAACCCAGCAGCAAGAGTTTGCAACCTCTGCTTGAACGAGAAATTTCACTCCTTGTATTAAGtatgttatctttttttatggAACTTTAAGTCTTATGCCTAACGGCAATCGTCTgccatatattacaaaattaaaagttgctCAACCCATGCTCAACCCTTACTGGAACAAATGAACGCACTAAATATAttccaaataaatatttttcaaaatatacttttcataattaaatataaactctGGTTCCAGAGCATTTTAcagcacacttttttaaaaacaatataaataaatacaatacaagagcAAACAGGCAACTTTAAGATACCTTTTGAAACAACAAGACTCTCAaaattctcaattacatatcgtggtccctatttatttaacaaatttgtttcCAGAAACGAATCACTATTAAACTTAAACAACGAACACTCTctgaaaaaaaagctaaaatctacaataattaaattaaacaactgcaaggaatttttttaaatttgaataaataaatgtaactaaacttttaatacaaatagataataaaaataatattaataacaaggttattaatattattttaatattatatatttcaaatattaatgtAACACGTACATATATACCacgtatgcaactgattttttatgtgtattacacgtCTAAGAAATAggtactcgatgacaagactgactTAAGTCTTCTGCGAGCTTCCTATGACTACAAATAAGTATTTCTTATCAATCTtacacaaattttgtttttatcatatttatacacTAACATTATCTTGAAATGTGGTAAATTAACTTATAGTGAAACATCTAAACTCTCCTCCAAAAAATCagcagattatttttatttattgtattttttattttaattggagTAATATAGAGATATATTTCTCGGATTATTTTTACTTACACGTTATTATCTTGTTGTAattggtatttattttattcatgtCTCGGAGTTGTAagcaactatatttttatttacctcgtatattttgaactttatatttatgatttaaatttgtatatctTTACTGCCAATCAGTGATTGGTAActtgtagttgtaaaataaaacatgtataaaaaaaaaaataaaaaaaaaagttaaacgttaaatttacaattagaaTTAAGGTGGCATGAGTTCTAATGACTCCatggaaacaaaattttaaaagtttaaaagtataacttGGCGTAAACGTGACGTAAACCAACCAGctggtttttctttttcatttttaattatatatatatatatatatatatatatatatatatatatatatatatatatatatatatatatatatatatatatatatatatatatatatatatatatatatacacacacacacatatatatatatatatatatatatatatatatatatatatatatatatatatatatatatatatatataatcttttaaaacattgtttttcgTTTAATATCATGTTATATATTGGGTAGATTATGGTAATATAAGCACCATAAgcgaaaattgaaatattttcaaaaataattatgctagATCCATAATTTTTGAGAATGAGTAACTTTTAGGGTTCTCTACTCATGATCTACTTAGATATTTAGATATtagaaatcaaattttttaattttaaattacagaacaatatttagtattgataaaatatgaaattttttaaaatattttgttttattcaaaagcAATTTAAACTGCTATTTTAggtaattttaatgaaaaacattcggtaatttgagcatgcccatattacacaaaaatggcatctttaaaaaaagtcaaaactaaatgtttctattCATTGTTTTTCAGACAAAAATAGATTGGACTTgtagctaatatttttttctttatgaaaaaattagtttcattattttagcaccaaaattTTGCGCCACAGATTTATTTACGCGTGATGATATTATTGTAACaacgcaaaaaattatttaacagcgttttaattagatgacAGGCGCTAATGactgcatataaatttatgcTAACTGTACTGAtcctgttatcaccacataatGTCGATTCAATAAATACgaagcaactttaacttcactgcttacatctaagaaatctttaagtatgctcatattaccaaggtgctcatattaccgaGGGGCTCATATTACCTTAATCTactcaataattatttttgtatcttaatcaaccagaaaaaactttttgattgctACGCTTTCTTGTAAttggctaaatttttttctcgtCTTCtatttttccaaaaagtttggaaaatcttttcaaaaaaaacgtgTACATAAAATGtgtacataaaattttttatttatttatgtgaatgtttaaatattgctGACCAAATTAAGACGTTTATTAAGTATTTGTTGTAAAATGTGATAACAGCCTGACTTTATTTATTTGCACTAGTAatgaatttatttgcataacGTGCAGTTTTGTAAACATATTGCGATATAAAAGCAGAATAACATTTATCTATATTCCTATAACTTTCACATAACGTACTGTGCTGATAAATTTCATGGTAAAACTCCTTAATTGATTGagggtttttttttgtgttgctTTTATTAATGCGTttgattatattgttatattaaccgttatcaattaattatttccaattaaataaaaatataaattttgtgaaTTCTTCTCAACAAATTGAttattttgagaattttatgcttgattttatttttaatttgaattactTTTAAGATGAAATCGATAGCTGTTTTAGTTGTGTCCGTTTTGTTATTTCAATGCGTGTCTGCTAAAAGTTTATCAGTAAAACTGCCAACTAAATGCGAAGATGTACTTACGGCTGATGTaggttataaaataatactttaactgttttttaatgCTTTGCTACACctgcttttgtttattttaaattttacaaaaagtttattagtattaaaattttcattattactgAAATTActagcttttattaaaaacatgtcacatatatatatatatatatatatatatatatatatatatatatatatatatatatatatatatatatacatgtaacatgtttttaaatagtatatttaaatttatatatattatatatataagtttatataactaCATAGATATAAcctaaatttaatagtaaaaacttatacaaatttttattggcGTTGTTAAGACCTGTGCTTCACTAAAAACTGCAGCAGCCAAATTGAAAGTAAATACTCAGCTTGTAAACGATGCTGTTATTAAtgctgttaaaaataatatacaaaacacaCAGGAAATCATTCTTTTTGTCAAAGATACTTTGGTAGAAAAGGCAACTAATTTTCAATGCACTGGCGTTCTTTCTGCAGAggtaagtatttaaaaaatgtaatttcttGTTTTCCttttctttcaataattttttcatatattttagattagttattaaagtattttaaaattcagactagatttaaaatgtattgtttGCTACATATATTTAGCAATGCAACAAAATTGGTTCCATtggaaaaaatcttaaattaaaagcTTCAGACGTTTCAAAAGCCATCAAAGAAGCCGTTGTGAACGGAGTTGATCAAGCAAAAGTTATTTATGCTCGAGCTGTGGGTTTTCTTTTGAACAATgtcaaaaatgttaattgtGAAACCTTGGTTTCTGCAGAAGTGAGaaaatcctttctttttttttaaaagttaatcctaTCGCTCTTTCTGTCCAAAGATTacttttttcttgtaaaaattatgatttaacaaaaatttattttaacgttGCTTACAATAGGTTTGCAAAAAAGTTGCTGATTATGCTAAAAGTCTTAAACTAAGCGCAACCGACGCCACAAACGCCATTAAGGAAGCCATCGTGCAAggttcttaaaaatattttacattaagtttatttttttcataaatgataCAAACGGTATATTTGCGGTAAAAACTTTCACTATATTCATcattacagtttttttatattcgGCTATGCTCTTAggtatgctaaaaaaaaattttaataagaatgagtttttatttttcatcctttataaagaaactaattgtcatataatttttctatattgtACAATCAGATATTTGATTTAGGTGCTAACAATGCTGTGGATTATTTTAATAACGCAGCTGAATACCTGAGAGCACAAATATCTTGCGAAAACGTTCTCTCAGCTGATGTAAgtttccttattttattttattctttaatatcaTGGTGTATAACACATAAAATGTATAACCTACATGCATGTTTTGAAAGTATATTAATcccaatgtttttgtttaaaaatgtcttGACCTTTTTTTAGACATGcgaaaaagtcaaaaaaattgcCGATAAATTTAGTGTATCATTAACCGAAGTCAACTCAGTTATACGATCTGCTGTAGCCAGTGGTGTTACTAAAGTTAAAGATCTTTACAAACAAGCTGTTAATTTCATAGTTGAGAAATGGACGCAAAGTTTTGGAGACGAGCCATCAATGTACAAGAGAAATATAGGTACGGATCTTTTTGCTTTACCCGtcaacttattattattatttgttgttgttgtttttatctaattattttgagttttaaaatttgaggaaatttttaactggctcaaattttaattcattttaaattttagatcaaGAAGAAGTCAAAGAAAAAGTCGTTCGCGCCGTTGAAATGCTCATGGGTATTATCacaaaatatatgtaatatgctaacgaataaataaatcatttatgtatttaatagcAAACTACTTTgcttatctatctatctatctatctatctatctatctatctatctatctatctatctctctctctctctctctctctctctctctctctctctctctctctctctctctatatatatatatatatatatatatatatatatatatatatatatatatatatatatatacttggcCGTAGACAACTTATTTAATCTGTGGGGGCGAGAAAGAGAAGGGGCGCAAATAACATATATCTTAACAATAAAACTCTTCGGAACTCTGTAGTAATGCCTATACTGTATGTATTacactaacttttttaaatgtgatatCTTGTAGGTTTTTGAAGTAacttattacataaaaatattttaatatgaagTAAAATTCGGccttaaaatttaagaatttacGAATGTATCCGTGGTTCggaaatttatatatagatcaGAAACAGAAATCAAATATTGGCTACTTTTACAAATTTCAGCagtttctagattttttttcaaaattgtccAAATACAATTTTTCTACCTTCACTTCGGCTACAAAAATCATTGGCTATATCTTTTATGTTAAAGTCATGagttttttgtgtgtgtatatttaaCAGCATACACCAGTTTAATTGTACTTGGTTCATGGAGCTTCTTAACCAAGTTTTAGTTCTTTTTAGTGTGCTGAAAGCTCTCTTGCTAGTGGCGTTTGTTGCTGGAATCAGAAGGATAGGTTTTATCAACTTCCTAATTTCTGATAATGATTCCTTTTCAACTTCATTTGCTCCTCTGtaatacacaaaaaattatGTGTTATATTAGCATACAAATACGCATTTTAGTGCATAAATACGCATGTTAGTCAATTTgagataattattaaataaataacaataaggTTTATAGGAAATCTATTCATATCTTACCTGATAAAATTAAGGACTTTTTTTATAGTGTTTAATGGTTGAGTTGTGGATTTATGCATAACTTGTAATTGTGCATGCAATCCTGAAGCATTCAAATCTGTAGCATAGAAATCAAGAACTTCGTAATTTATTGAACTACCTTCAGATGAAACATTTACAAGTACTGACTCTTTTGAACCATTAAATATCCTTGTTGTTCAAATCTAGATTGAATACTGCCAATTGTCATTTCTATAGCTTCGAAATTTATCTTCTTGAAAAAGTCAAAACTAGAATTttcagatgatattgatgcagATGCTTCTATTTCAAAACAACGAGGTACTTTGCGATGGCGGGACAAAGCAGGTTTTTCTAGTTGAagtaattttcttttgatttcaaTACGGTTCCAAAATAGCTCAAATGAATTTTCAGACCGGATAGATTTCAATGTAATTAAAGTTCTCTTAACAACTTTCTGACCTTCACTAGCCGAAAGTGTAACcttttgcaaactttttgataaattgtCTACCATGCATAAAATAGCCTTGCCCAATTCAATTCCAAACAAGAAAGGGAATTTTTCCCTTTGACaataaatattatctaataatatttaaatttaattattaattcatGAAACttaaaactctaaataaaaaaaggagaatgcaacttttaaaaatcgccttacataaaaaaaaatcgccTTACATgaacaaaacaagtttttattagttGTAGCGAGTTCAATACCACGTTGTAACAAGTTTAAATATACAACGAGTATATTTAAACTTGTTACAAACACaacgagttttttttattttattctaaaggTAACGTAAAATTTACAGATATTTTCTAAAGTTTACACATTTGCggcatttttattattcatttaattgcgagatatttttttatagttgtttcgCAATTAAAGAAATTAGTTATAGAGATTTAAATAACGAAGGTTATATAAGTGTTTTCAAATTccttacaaaaatattatcagAGGCGCAACAAATCAAAAAGTTGGGGGGGGGGGCTACAGCCTCTTCCCCTTAGCCCCCACTTGTCTACGGccatgatatatataaattttgtttaaatgaagaACAACATTATTAATAGTGCTTAAAGTTTCGTGCCAAACACGGCAATTATCAGCtatttaaatgcataaaaaaaaaccgatagaaaaaaccataaaaaacactttttacaaATGAGCAAGGACTACTATCCGTATAGGGTAAATACGCCAATTAATGGCCATTAACCATTTACTGGccatttttaaaagcttttctcataaaaaactaTGACACAACTTGtcctatattattatttaaactcaattacttcattaaaactttgtaaatatcGCAATTCCAGGATAGTTCTAAAAGGTTTTAGTCACTAAAACTAAATgtcaaaaacattataaaaattgtaacaattTTACGCTTTGTTTTCTTAAATTCATACTTTAGAGTCTTTTTTTTGTGCGTTGCAAATATTTGTGTTAGTCTATTCAGgaaggaaaaaaaagataaatatctTATGTACACTTTGAAACAAAAGTATTTAGTTGATGTTTCACATATAATGTTTTAACTGAATTAGATTAATCCTTTTCTAATAAACCATTTACTGGCCGGTTAATTAATCCGTTTACTGGCCAAGGCCAATAAATGATATCaggtataaaaatttttagtttcatatttttatatagaattttctCACACTTAGTTATTATTCATGTGTGAGAAAAGTTAAGTTAAGATATTAACAAAAtccacatttaaaataatttctgatTTTCTGAGTTCATTCTactttttaagttactttaaaagtaaaatgctcaatcattttaaagttagttttaaaatcattttaaagttactaattttaaagttactttgaaAGTAGAATGAACTCAGAAAGTTTTAGTTAATTATGTTCTGATAATgttgattcaataaaaatacaccattaaagtaaatatatgattttcctaaatgtattttatgaatgtatgtttttatttttttatttttaatagataataatattataggaAACCATGAAACCAGTTATTTCAACAAGGATAATAAAAAAACGCATACTATGGACTGAGAATAACATGAAACTAGCAGTACATGCAGTTGCATCAGGTATGTCTCAACGGAAAGCAAGTGTATCATTTAAAGTTTCGCAATCGACTCTGCAAACCATAATCTCTGGAAAGTCCAAAATAGGAGCAAAACCAGAAAAAAAGCCAATGCTAGGTGAACTTGAAGAAAAACTAATTGATTATACTGGCAATCGTGCCCAAATGGGAATCGGTTttgggaaaaaaatatttatcactTATGCTGCTAAGCTTGCTAAAAATTGGTGGCAACTACTTAAAAAGAGACACAGTTGTGTTAGTCTTCGTTGTCCAGAAGTTACAGCTTCTATACGACACATGTGTATGGATAGGATAAAGGTTTCcaaaaattttacttctttaGAAGTTCTGATACAAAGTAAGAATTTACAGGACAAACCAGAATGTGTGTGGAACATGGATGAAACCAGGATGCAACTAGAGCATAAACCTAGACGTGTTGTTTCCAGGAAAGGCTCAAAATATATTCAGAGTCGAACAAATGGCAACAAGGAAACAATTACTGTTATATGTTGCGTAAATGCAGCTGGTCAAGTCATACCACCTCATATAATAGGGAAAGGAAAAACTGTACGAACTCTTTATGGTTTTGATACCAAAAATGTTCCAAGAGGAGCAACATGGAGTGTGTCTGAAAAGGGCTGAACAAAACGAGGTATTGCGGAGTTGTGgtttgagaaaaaaacttttttccaaatattGGCTCAGCAAGAACACAGATTTTAATCCTAGATGGACATGACTCACACAATTTTGTTGAAATGATTGAGCTGGCTATCGTAAACCAAATTGAAATTGTCAAGCTTCCAGCTCACACCAGCAACTGGTTGCAGCCTTGTGACAGAACAGTTTTTAAGTCGCTGAAAACTGCCTATTCTGAGGAATGCCAAACAATGATGAATGACTACCCAAGTGTCGTAGTTTCGCATTCTAATTTTTGCGGTTTATTTTCAACAGCGTTGAAATATGCTATGACTGACACAAATATACGTTGAGGATTTAGAGCTTGTGGAATTTATCCCTTTAATCCAGATGCTATTCCTAAAAAGGCATATATcccaaacattttatatattaaaatttcagATGCTGTCCCAGGTCAAAATGTATGCAACATTTCAACAATAAACAACCTTCCATTATTGTCTGATCTATCAGAAAACACTTTTGCGATTAACTCGCTGTCTTCTACTAAACCAGAAGAAGAAAATgagtttattgattttttaatttaagataatgCTGTGCAATATTCAAATATTGTTACAGAACACAGCTATGCAAGAATCAAACCGGTACAAGACaatgaatttattgatttttctgTTCAAGACAATACTCTGGGTTGGAATATTAATACTGATATATGTCTTGAAGaagtaaaattaattgaatCAACATTAGattcaaatgataaaaattttttttttgcaaaacattaaCAGATCTTCCATTTCCATTTGGTAATTCATCTTGTCCATCAGATAAAGATTCAGATGTTCTTACATATCCTTCTCcacaaattaaacaaacaaacactcaaaaaactctaatttaaagttttttgttctgACCTCAGAGGAGGCTTATAATGTAAAGCTTGAAGATAGAGCTTCAAAGGTAGCTATTGAAAatagaaaagttgaaaaacaaaagattttgaaaaaaaatttttgccaaaaaaagcTGGATCGTATATCAAACTTGAAGAAATTGACCAAGGTgaaaaaagatgatattttaTAAGAAGGTgaaaaaagatgatattttataagaaaatttttttaggtatttttgttcattttaattCATCTTAATGagtgtataaataatttaattgaacaAGTTATCTTGATTTTATAatgtgctttttatttttttttaattttatgataataaatcaATTGCAATGCCCTATTCAATCAAATACAGCCAACGGCCAATAAATGGTTAAGATGGCCAGTATTtagtaaaattgtttataatatctcTAGTATCTgggttatatataattttatgttatttataatcacaataatttttacttaaaatgtcagagcttttaattttgtaaaattttatatatggtATGTAACATATACTTAAGTATTTTTCTGTAACGAGTGTTTCTTGTAAAAATGTGGCCAGTAATTGGCGTAAGTATCCTAGTAGTCTTTGCAAATGAGTTAAAAATTACGGTAGAACgacttttacaaaaaagatgTAACTATTTAGTCTTTGGTATCAAAAGAGAACAGTAGAAATTTATTGGAATGTTGACGTTCAGATAATATTTCGTCTTTTTTATTGAGCAGGTTGTTTTCTTTGtgatataaatttgtaaatttccCGTTATGAATTTTAATAGGTTTACAGCGTTTTATAATTTTCCACTTTATTGCGTgcttatgtttttttcttttaaactccAAATCTCCTTTGAAAGCTCAGTATTATTTCCGCATTTCACggcattaaaagatttaaaataatttgcgtATCGAAGTTTGAATGGTGCCTCCCTGATaccaaaatacattttttctttttctttagaaCTAGGATTTACATCAATCACAGTAGCTTGATAAACAATATTACTTAATAAACATTGATTGTTCAATGGGCAAGCGGTCTTTGTAATGCAGTTGCAAGTACTTGCATTCAACTTTGTATCACTGAGTAAAAACTTGTGGTCATGTGAATTATAGACTTTATGTTTTGCATACAGCTATAACTAACTTTGATTAAAGTTATGCTGAATATTTTGTGAAATTTATGGTTTATTGGAAAGTGCAGGTCAATTAATGCTAGTTTTTTGACTCCCTATTTTTGTTTCCACATTCTGACTAAATGGAGGGTTGTACCATATGACTTTCGCTTtcgatttttgtttttagtcaaGGTAACTTGAGGTTGGTATTTCAGTTTACAATTAtagtcaaactttttttaagcttcTTCGTAAGGTGGgatagcattataaaaaaacagattcatTTACTGATGTGGCAGAGAATCTCAATTCAACAGTGCGAGGGAgtcttttgataatattaggtgGGTAGCTTGAATCAGAGTAAATATAATTCAGCTCATTGTCGCATTTACGGTATGGTTGAAAAGAATTGTAATTGAGATCAAATATCACATCGAGATAGTTACCTATTTTCATATTGCATTGGATGGCAATAAGAAGATCgttactttcaaaatttttacaaaatgtttttaattttctccatTTGCAggccatttttgttttttaatatcgTTAACCCGTCCTCACTATATCGACCAAAATCATCTCATTTATAATAATGCGAAAGTtggaataaaagaaaaattcctACTAACTCATATACTTCAGCAGCATCGTAAGCGCCCATTGTAAGTTCAAAGAGCCCACCTTTTTTCTTAATCCACACATCtttgttgttaaaaagtaaatattttcttgCTTGTCATTTTAATGTTATGTATTCAGTATTTATTACTAGATGTTGTTCGGCAAAGTTGATTGCATTGTTAAgcatttttttcacttattgaATGATAAAAATCATTGATATCGAAGACTAAAAATTTGTAAGGATGTTTATccttaattttcaaaaaccagtcggtaacatttaaaaagctttGGCATTggttaataaataacttaattcgGAGttcattgttaatttttgataaaatagttttgctaATTCTTCTTATCTCATTTTTTGCTGGATTCAAAAGTCGTACTGTAGGGTTATTGgcaaaattttctttgtgatcttttaaagtaaaaaaacattcaaaagaccCGATTATCTTGATTTTATCATAAACATCAGGGTTTTGCAATACATGCTTGCcttatttaattctaatttcAATTATCAACTTAAATTCAAAGTCTTATTTAAGGTCTtcaattattcaattatttgaataattgaaGACCTCGGTGCAAAAACGAAAACCCCTTTCAGccaattttcagttttaaatgaactactagtaaataaaaaagctctATCAGCTGTTATATCCAAATATCAGCTGGTAT containing:
- the LOC136080598 gene encoding uncharacterized protein LOC136080598, which translates into the protein MMKSIAVLVVSVLLFQCVSAKSLSVKLPTKCEDVLTADTCASLKTAAAKLKVNTQLVNDAVINAVKNNIQNTQEIILFVKDTLVEKATNFQCTGVLSAEQCNKIGSIGKNLKLKASDVSKAIKEAVVNGVDQAKVIYARAVGFLLNNVKNVNCETLVSAEVCKKVADYAKSLKLSATDATNAIKEAIVQGANNAVDYFNNAAEYLRAQISCENVLSADTCEKVKKIADKFSVSLTEVNSVIRSAVASGVTKVKDLYKQAVNFIVEKWTQSFGDEPSMYKRNIDQEEVKEKVVRAVEMLMGIITKYM
- the LOC136080194 gene encoding jerky protein homolog-like; protein product: MKPVISTRIIKKRILWTENNMKLAVHAVASGMSQRKASVSFKVSQSTLQTIISGKSKIGAKPEKKPMLGELEEKLIDYTGNRAQMGIGFGKKIFITYAAKLAKNWWQLLKKRHSCVSLRCPEVTASIRHMCMDRIKVSKNFTSLEVLIQSKNLQDKPECVWNMDETRMQLEHKPRRVVSRKGSKYIQSRTNGNKETITVICCVNAAGQVIPPHIIGKGKTVRTLYGFDTKNVPRGATWSVSEKG